TAGTCTTTAGCgctgacatggctatcgactggtcgagctcgcggaCCTTCCAGGTTGCAGCGGTGAAACGGTCGAGGTAGTCTTTaagggactctccctccttctgcttgatgtcgaGAAGGGAGTCCGACATTCGCCgctggcgtcggctggcagcaaagttggtggcgaactgcctgccgagctgttcAAAGGAGGACACGGTGCTCGGTTTCAGTCCGAAGAATCAAAGCCAAGCAATTCCTCGGAGTGTCGCAGGAAAGGCCTTACAGAGCACGGCCTCCGAAGACCCTTGCAGTGCCATGAGGGCCTGATAGCTCTAcaggtggtcgagggggtcggtagtCCCATTGTAGGGCTCTAcctggggcattttgaaccgTGATGGGACCGGTTTATCCTCAATCTGGCGGGAGAAAGGTGACTTAGTGCACGATGGCGGAAGGCGTTGGAggctcctttgcttcttagctttaTGATCAcgattcgggcccttcctctagcgtcaATTGTTGCTAGAAATTGGACTCGGAGGTGACCAATGGCTGAGGAGGGGGAGCTCTGGTGCGGATGGTATGTCggcgggctgcgtcctccgggggacctacaaaaagccggtggccggggcttccggcgtcggccctccgatgcttaagttagaggggggctttagtggagaaagagagatATTGCATGCGGGGGTCTCCGAGTCAGAATCAAGAAAAATCATCCTTTAAAGAGCAAGAAGttccctttttataggagggatacaaagttacctgtgatgtgaccggACGAATTAAATGAGTTATCGTCATGATTGAGTGTGATCATGTGAATTAATGCGTTGCCGTGGAGGACATGATTGGAGCCAATGAGTTGTTGTGGGTGACCGGACGTAGTTGAGTGAGTGAACTGGTTGCCGTGGAGGGCCTAAGATTTTAAGTAGGCCAGAGATCCGTGGAGGCCATgcgtattaattgttgagtaagctggagatctgtggaggccatgcgcattaattgctgTCAGTCGTTCAGGGAATGGTCCTCGGTTGACATGTCGTGGCATGGCTGGCGAgcgaagcatggtgcggtgaggttgCTGCAGGGcgtggccgcagcatgtggacgacagggtcggccttctgaggtcggccCAACGTTCTGAAGTCGGGGATGCCGAGATCGGGCGCCTCGGGGTCGGGCGCCTACCATCACGTGCCGGTGATGCGTCCACTTATGTCGTTTTTTAACAAtccactcccccccccccccacaaaaaaaacTTTCATATGTACATTTTACTTGCTTCACTAAGCAACTTTCTTGCTTCACTAAGCAACTTTCTTTTACAACGTCAATCTATACAAACCTTGAAGTGAAAGTCTTCAGTTTATTCAAACAAGTTACGCACATCCCTTTAGGAACCATCATTAATTCCACCCAACTCACCTCACATCTCCAAAGGTCCCCAAGCATGCTTTCCCTTTAACAAGACCAGCCACCTTGCGTTTGCTCACCATAAATTTTTTAGGTGCTAGTGTGTGACCTCCCATCCTTCAACTTTTACATGGGCCCTTGAGATCTTTTCATTCTATTATTCTTTCAATTAAATATGTAGTTTATTAATCTTAAGTAATCTTTTGTTCATAATGTCAGTTATGGTTACCATAAGTGAGTCTAAGTAACCACTCTCTCACCTTACCATTCGTGAGTCTACCGTGCTGTTAGTTAGTTTTTTGGATTCCAACTGAGGCCGTGGAATTAAGTAAACAGGGGGAGCGATAACTGTGTCAATGCTCCGTTCCCTCCTTTTGTATCCTGTTTAATCCGTCATAGGATCTGAAATTGGTTTTTTTGCAGAGATCCCATTCAACTTCTCCACGAATAAGAATCCTAATGAAATCTCCATTAGAAATTAATCAGATCTCTGTTTctaagatctgatcttctttccttcttgctctttttcctcttttcaaTAGAGTTGGGAAATGGCTTTTCCTGAAGTTAGTTAGTTAGTCTCCAGTAAGAAACCTCATTCAAAGAACTAGATGGATCTCTTCTGAACTAAGTTGCGCTCTTCTGTTCAGTCTTAGCTCATCATTTTAGCTAAAAAAAAaccatttttttcaaatttctttTAGTGTGAAATGATGGCGGGTGGATCTGGATGGAAAATATCTCCTTGATTTCTCAATAAAAATCCGATTTTCCCCTCATATATGAACTCCCCATCAAGAAAAGATGGTAGCTGCAATAGAATTGTTACTACAGAAATGCTTCTTCCTTAACAGAGTACACTTTGATCCCTTTGTGGAAAAGAGTCTTCTTGGAGTATAAGGAGATAGTGTGGGGTGGTTGGTGGCACTAAAAGAGATGATTCACTTACTATATGTGCTTCTCTTCGTTGAGGTGGCAGTGGCATTGCTTCTAATGGTGAAGTTTGGGCCACTGAGGGAGCTGGCCATGAAGGGGCTAGACAAACTGAAGACAGGCAAGGGGCCGGCGATGGTCAAGGCTCTGGCTTGCACCTTGTCGGTGATCCTGGCGTCGAGCATCACCGGCATTCTCCGGATCCAGAACCGGGGCCTGAAGCTCGGTTCTGTCACACCCACGGATCAGGTCCTGTGGAGGACTCACCTTCTGGAGGCATCACTCATTGGTATATAGTAATTCTGTTTTATTTAGTGGTATGAGATCAAACATTTTAAGCTAAAGTTTGATACTTCTCCCATGGATGAGAATTTGGAGGAATTCTGCTTCTATCAGTGGAATCGTATTCTCCATTTTGAATAAATTCTAGTAGTCTACATATGCTTGCACTAATAAAATGTCGCAACTGAAACAGTATgatatcttttttttgttgttgttgttgtagaAATATGGTATCAATATAGGCAGTGTATCCCTTGCCTTTTGTGCTTAATTGGGTGTGGAGTATCTATAATTTTTAGCACATCGGAACTTTTCAGAAATATGTACTGGATTTGAATTTGTCTTTGTGAACTCATATACCATATATTGTAGTATGAGTATGATTTATGAGTAGATTATATATTGTATGGCTCCATGGTAGACTCTTGTGCTGTTCAAAGTTGAAATTGTGTAGGACTTGCTCATCGAGTTACTCGGTACTGGACCAGAAGTTATTGATTAGTCCTCACTCCTTCATGAATGCTTCAAATACTACATTGTAAATTTGGTTTACCTTTTGCTACTCTTTTGTTAAATATGCTTGCTTGCTttattcaggaaaaaaaaaagactattgGTTGTGTTACAAAACTTTCCCAGCAGCAATTAGAATTAACTAAACAAAACACTTGGGAAGCAGCTCTCGAGTTTCAAACCTAGAACTTCCTCCCAGATGGAGGAGGGGTGCAACCGCTGGGCTACAGATGAATTTGTGTTTCAAAACAATAAAGAaataatatgaacaatataaaaaaattcCCAAGTCCTTGTAGAATTCTAAGTTATCTAACAAGAGTTTTTAGaagaaataaataagaaaattcagttagaaataaaagaaaattcattctTTAATCAATAGACCATGGAATAGTATTTTCATAAATATCTAGAGGTTCACTAGCATTGGCACATTTTCTATAAATCAGTCGTATCAAGGTTTACCAAACTAGTATTGGAGGTTGTATCGGCTAGCAACCAATTGGGAATAGTATAGGTTCGAACCGTGCCACTCCAGGGCAAACCAAAAATAGGGATAGGGGGAGCAGCTTAGAATATTATCTCATTCAATAGACATTCTTCAGTGAAATGTTCTGTAAGAAATAAGAATCATAGTCTAGTGAGAACTGTTCTATGCCTTATTTTAAGAACTATTTCTACTCCTCTATTTTACAGGATGTTAGAACCATCTGACTTGACTTCTAAAGCTTTCTATTCTTTCCCCTTTTAACCCTtccatcattttcttttatcagCCTCATCATCTATTTTACACTAAAATACACACATCCTCAGAGCAAGCTCGGTTTTGCAGGCTACacacttttccttgcactaTTAATTGATCGCTTACACCACTGCCTTCAGAAAGTGATCAACTTGAGGAAAACAGTTGGTACTTCCAGAGACGAAgttgaaaaacttaaaaaagAGCACCACCATTTCAAAGACGAGGAAGAGAAATCTTCTAATGAGAGAACAGAGCTCCGGGAAGAAGTGTGTAACTTAACTGAGAAGTTGCAGAAGCTCAAGTCTGAGATTGAGGAGCTGAAGAAACGTGCACTCACTGCTGAAGCCCATGTTGCTGCCCTCCAGAAACAGTTTGAAAAGCTGCTTCTTGAGTATGATCGCTTGTTGGAGGACAACCAAATCCTTCAAACCCAAGCTTTAGCATTCAGAAACCCCAGAAGGTGAAGTAATCTCAGAACTCGTTGTAAATGTTATAATTTGAGAGAAAGCAAGTGGTAGGTCATTTTTAGTTGACACAATAAGCTGGATCAATTGAAGCCTGTCAATggggaattaaaaaaaaaacaaggtgtgtgtaattatcatattttttgttTACTGCTCTGTAATCCTTCTTTTCCTTGTCTGTTTATGTTGTTCTTACACTGGCATTTAAAAGATGAGGTGCCAGAGATTGGAGCAATAACATGAATTCTATTCTTGGAGAGGATTAATGTTGTTTGACTTGATGATCCTGGCACCACTCTTACGGCGTGACTGCCTGCTGGTATATTAGTTTTGGTTTGTCTCCAAGACATTGTCTATTCACTGAATTCCTATCATGATATGTTTACAGGGTTGTGCCAGTTTTGGTTAGTTCTTTAGTACATTTTGAAAGtatatatcctttttttttgtcccGTATGTACTTTTATGCAGTTATATCATCCAGCGAATCATCGGATTGTTATGGGCGCCAAGTGATCAGATAGTAGATTCCTATTGTCAAGCTCAAGCAACCAAACAtttggggctcgtttggtttgcaggaaaaggagggaggaaagtgtggtcaacgggaaagtaatgaaatgcctcttgtttggttggagttttcaaaggagagagatgggaaagttatattcccatgggaatatgattcccacatttcgggctcgtttggttcgcgggaaaagaaggggggaaagtgtggtcaacgggaaagtaatgagatgcctcttgtttggttggagttttcaaaggagagagaagggaaagttatattcccatgggaatgtgattcccacatttcatgggaaagtctttcccatgagaaacatgggaaagttactttcccatgaggcgggaatcactccatttttacttttttccaaaaagtcctttcagcattaaagaagcattaaagaggcattaaaaacctaatttttattaagggcataataggaattatatataactttcctaggaaagtggatggccaaccaaacataagcaccttggaaatttgtcactttcccatggtcaaccaaacataccaaaagtactttcctaggcatcctcttcctaggaatttgtttcccaggaatcatattcctaggaaggaaaatgcttcccgcgaaccaaacgagcccttcatGGGAaaatctttcccatgagaaacatgggaaagttactttcccatgaggtgggaatcattccttttttattttttcccaaaaagacccttcagcattaaagaagcattaaagaggcattaaagacctaatttctattaagggcataataggaattatacataactttcctaggaaagttgatggtcaaccaaacataagcactttgaaaatttgtcactttcccatggttaaccaaatatgccaaaagtactttcctaggtatcctcttcctaggaatctgattcccaggaatcatatttctaggagggaaaatacttcccgcgaaccaaacgagcccttgagCTTGGACTTTGATGATTCAAGTTTGGTTCACTCATAAACTTTCACGCATAAATTCGGCTTTGGCTCCTTGGATTTTGATGATTCAAGTTCGGTTCACTCATATCACCCACAAATTCGGATTTGGCTCACTCTTTAGGCAATCGAGTCAAGCTAGAGCTAGCCTTATAGCCTTAGCTTGTTCGGGCTCGGCTcaatttagctcaaaatataaatatataaatactaTATCCATATACTATCATATTGATTAATTTTGTTTATATAATTGTGAAGATCCGTgtaggcatgtgtttagtcccatataggTTATTCGTCTattagattttggatacttatacaaaatcaaagaatctaaataataccttctgggtagattttttggatgaggtcatgggttgttacaaatggtatcagagcggacttgACTCGTAACCTATATAGACTAAGAGATACTACATCACGAAtttattggggctgaccatgggccgatcgtgatacttgtgattagatttgaatagattcaaACCCCTTAACCTGACGAGGATGTGAGGGCTTAAACGAAGAGAGTATGTGAAGACCCATacaggtgtgtgtttagtcctacatcaattattcgctgggtagatctggaaacttatacaggatcaaggaacccaaataatacttaacggctagcctttttggtgAGATTCCAGATTGTTACAATAATTGAGGTCATCAATTTTAACTATGTATAGTGTCTTGAaatactatattttttttgcCAAATCTTTTCAACAAGTTGTTCATGAATAGCTTGAGTATGGTTTAATTAAACAAGTTGGCTTGAGCTTAACTTTATTACCAGTTGATAATGATTGGGTCGGATCCTTGTACTTATTATTCTCGGTAATTAGTTTTTTTTGTAATGAGTGAAAACTATAGAAAGCAGGTTATACAGAAGCATAAAAGTAAAAGTGCCTCATCATCAAAGATTGAGGCCATTACAAACTAATCTAATAATGATAGGTCGAACCTTTTTAactaccaaaaaataaaattttgttcATGTAcgcaatacttttttttttgagaaaaatttcATCTATGCTAATCCTTTTTACTCAGCAGTGATATCTCCTGAATTTGTTAGAATGCATCTACTACTATTTTTCCTAAACATACTACTAGAAAAGCATGCATGGgccaaaataaggaatatagttTTGATAACGATATAT
This is a stretch of genomic DNA from Phoenix dactylifera cultivar Barhee BC4 chromosome 9, palm_55x_up_171113_PBpolish2nd_filt_p, whole genome shotgun sequence. It encodes these proteins:
- the LOC103716158 gene encoding B-cell receptor-associated protein 29-like produces the protein MIHLLYVLLFVEVAVALLLMVKFGPLRELAMKGLDKLKTGKGPAMVKALACTLSVILASSITGILRIQNRGLKLGSVTPTDQVLWRTHLLEASLIGYTLFLALLIDRLHHCLQKVINLRKTVGTSRDEVEKLKKEHHHFKDEEEKSSNERTELREEVCNLTEKLQKLKSEIEELKKRALTAEAHVAALQKQFEKLLLEYDRLLEDNQILQTQALAFRNPRR